Proteins encoded in a region of the Vicia villosa cultivar HV-30 ecotype Madison, WI linkage group LG5, Vvil1.0, whole genome shotgun sequence genome:
- the LOC131603720 gene encoding putative RING-H2 finger protein ATL21B — protein sequence MASSTLTPVIFFTIFIIFDLQTSKAKQTICKTLSCGDIDITFPFDLTQTTQIQDPRCSYYPNPSFQLSCHKKTQTILSLPNTNNLIINNIDYKTQTIQVNDPEGCLPKRYLGNNFNLSGSPFKLNPEIYRLYNLTLLSCPSNVSSEFPITPVSCLSEHDSDTSLVVSWGEPIEDTTLSETCEVISRGLVPLPRMDMTMWPFWVDLNSDVELVWNKPRCEKCAVNGQVCGFSDDETNGLQVECFPSPSNGGLSTSAKYCISIGVGLPGLLCLVVICCFIRGKMRTLLPHNQRTSNHPSITISLEPLPSFVTGLDGATIEKYPKILIGESGRLLKPSDNTCSICLSEYEPKETLRSIPECNHYFHAACIDEWLKMNGTCPICRNSPEPYSSTTPYLSSLLLSPNSSPMTSSR from the exons ATGGCTTCCTCAACTCTAACACCTGTTATATTTTTCACTATCTTCATTATTTTCGACCTTCAAACTTCTAAAGCCAAACAAACAATCTGCAAAACCTTATCATGCGGTGATATTGATATCACTTTTCCTTTCGATTTAACACAAACTACTCAAATTCAAGATCCTCGTTGTAGCTATTATCCAAATCCATCTTTCCAACTTTCATGCcacaaaaaaacacaaacaatcCTCAGCCTCCCCAATACAAACAacttaatcatcaacaacatcgACTACAAAACCCAAACAATCCAAGTCAACGACCCCGAAGGTTGTCTCCCAAAACGTTACTTAGGAAATAATTTCAACCTTTCTGGTTCTCCTTTCAAACTAAACCCGGAAATTTACCGCTTGTATAATCTCACTCTTCTTAGTTGTCCTTCCAACGTATCATCTGAATTTCCTATAACACCGGTTTCTTGTCTAAGCGAACATGATTCGGACACGTCCCTTGTTGTTTCATGGGGAGAGCCTATTGAGGATACAACTTTGTCTGAAACATGCGAGGTGATTTCAAGAGGTCTTGTTCCGTTACCGAGGATGGATATGACTATGTGGCCATTTTGGGTTGATCTTAATAGTGATGTTGAGTTGGTGTGGAACAAACCTAGATGTGAGAAATGTGCAGTTAATGGTCAAGTTTGTGGATTCTCTGATGATGAGACAAATGGTCTTCAAGTTGAATGCTTCCCTAGTCCTTCCAATGGAG GTTTGTCTACAAGTGCCAAATACTGCATATCAATAGGAGTGGGACTACCGGGACTTCTCTGTCTAGTTGTAATTTGTTGCTTTATACGTGGTAAGATGAGGACACTCTTACCTCATAACCAAAGAACCTCAAATCATCCTTCAATAACAATTTCCTTAGAACCACTCCCTTCTTTTGTAACTGGCCTTGATGGTGCCACTATTGAAAAGTATCCTAAAATTCTTATCGGAGAAAGTGGACGTTTGTTGAAGCCTAGTGACAATACTTGCTCAATTTGTCTATCTGAATATGAACCTAAAGAGACATTGAGAAGTATACCTGAGTGCAACCATTATTTTCATGCTGCTTGTATTGATGAGTGGCTCAAAATGAATGGCACGTGTCCTATATGTAGGAATTCACCAGAGCCATATTCTTCTACCACTCCTTATTTATCTTCATTGTTATTATCCCCAAACTCTTCACCAATGACATCTTCACGATGA
- the LOC131603717 gene encoding uncharacterized protein LOC131603717 isoform X1 has protein sequence MPATAMAVHTKYRLITYSSEIVDGQPIFVSSNCSPAKALKKEPAGHSFHSAALKLLGVKKEEIKDDGNKKVVDDKDQAYLPSDSYSSKSKKKKSGEEQEQDHYALLGMSHLRYLATEDQIRKSYRETALRFHPDKQAALLLNEKTEAAKQAKKDEIEAHFKAIQKAYEVLVDPVKRRIYDSTDEFDDEIPTDCAPQDFYKVFGPAFMRNGRWSVTQPIPSFGDDKTSIKEVDNFYNFWYSFKSWREFPQADEFDLEQAETRDHKRWMERQNAKLSEKARKEEYARVRTLVDNAYKRDPRILRRKEEEKAEKKRKKEARFMAKRLEEEEAARVAEEEKRRKAEEDKKAAEIASQLKKVKEKEKKLLRKERTRLRTLSGPILSQHMLDISEDDVEKICMSFNIDQMRGLCEKMEGKEVSEQAKALKDELSCKKDEVDEKSNQQNGSVKANGSISILAVNVEKKEKPWSKEEIELLRKGIQKFPKGTSRRWEVVSEYIGTGRSVEEIMKATKTVLLQKPETSKAFDTFLEKRKPAVTIASPLSTREELEGMPISTVTPENSAATSTPAPTTTPASTSTPAPTTTPASTNNSNSEDSQGVSEPEAWSSVQERALVQALKTFPKEANQRWERVAEAVPGKTVIQCKKKFALMKENFRNKKAAV, from the coding sequence ATGCCAGCCACTGCTATGGCTGTACATACAAAATATCGTCTCATTACTTACTCGTCGGAGATTGTAGATGGGCAGCCGATTTTTGTTTCGTCGAATTGTAGTCCGGCGAAGGCGTTGAAAAAGGAGCCGGCGGGTCATTCTTTTCATTCTGCTGCACTTAAACTTCTCGGTGttaagaaagaagagataaaGGATGATGGTAATAAGAAAGTTGTTGATGATAAGGATCAGGCGTATTTGCCGTCGGATTCTTATAGTAGTAAGAGTAAGAAGAAGAAATCCGGTGAAGAGCAGGAGCAGGATCATTATGCATTGTTGGGTATGAGTCATCTTAGGTATCTTGCTACGGAGGATCAGATTCGGAAAAGCTACCGTGAGACTGCGTTGAGGTTTCATCCGGATAAACAGGCTGCTCTTCTTCTTAATGAGAAGACTGAAGCTGCGAAGCAGGCGAAGAAGGATGAAATAGAAGCTCATTTTAAGGCGATTCAGAAGGCGTATGAAGTGTTGGTTGATCCTGTGAAGAGGAGAATTTATGATTCGACGGATGAGTTTGATGATGAGATTCCCACTGACTGTGCTCCACAAGACTTTTATAAGGTGTTTGGACCTGCTTTTATGAGGAATGGGAGGTGGTCTGTTACTCAACCGATTCCGTCTTTTGGTGATGACAAGACTTCGATAAAAGAGGTTGATAATTTCTACAATTTTTGGTACTCCTTTAAGAGCTGGAGGGAGTTTCCGCAAGCTGATGAGTTTGATCTTGAGCAAGCTGAAACTCGTGATCATAAGAGGTGGATGGAAAGGCAGAATGCAAAACTGTCAGAAAAAGCTAGGAAGGAAGAGTATGCGAGGGTCCGTACTCTTGTTGATAATGCTTACAAGAGGGATCCTAGAATATTGAGAAGGAAAGAGGAGGAAAAAGCtgagaagaaaaggaaaaaagaggcCAGGTTCATGGCGAAGAGGTTAGAGGAGGAAGAAGCAGCCAGAGTTGCAGAAGAGGAGAAACGACGAAAAGCAGAGGAAGATAAAAAAGCTGCTGAAATTGCTTCTCAACTGAAGAAggtgaaagagaaagagaaaaagctCTTGAGAAAAGAGCGAACACGTCTTAGAACTCTATCAGGACCTATTTTGTCACAACATATGCTTGATATTTCTGAAGATGATGTAGAAAAAATTTGCATGTCATTTAATATTGACCAAATGAGGGGTTTGTGCGAGAAAATGGAAGGCAAAGAGGTGTCAGAGCAAGCAAAAGCTCTAAAAGACGAACTGAGTTGCAAAAAAGATGAGGTTGATGAGAAAAGTAATCAGCAAAATGGCTCTGTCAAAGCTAATGGCAGCATTAGTATTCTTGCAGTCAACGTAGAGAAAAAAGAGAAACCTTGGAGCAAAGAAGAGATTGAGCTATTGAGGAAAGGAATTCAAAAGTTTCCCAAAGGAACTTCAAGGAGATGGGAAGTTGTTTCAGAATACATTGGTACCGGAAGATCTGTTGAAGAAATAATGAAAGCCACTAAAACTGTTCTCCTCCAGAAGCCCGAAACATCCAAAGCTTTTGACACATTTCTTGAGAAAAGGAAACCTGCTGTCACAATTGCATCTCCACTCTCAACCAGAGAAGAATTGGAAGGGATGCCAATATCAACGGTTACACCTGAAAATAGTGCTGCCACCTCAACACCAGCACCAACAACAACACCTGCATCGACCTCAACACCAGCACCAACAACAACACCTGCATCGACAAACAATAGCAACTCCGAAGATTCTCAAGGAGTTTCAGAACCAGAGGCTTGGTCTTCAGTGCAGGAGAGAGCACTGGTTCAAGCTTTAAAAACCTTCCCAAAAGAAGCTAACCAGAGATGGGAGCGAGTAGCTGAAGCTGTACCTGGAAAGACGGTGATTCAGTGCAAGAAAAAATTTGCGCTGATGAAAGAAAATTTTAGGAACAAGAAAGCTGCAGTTTGA
- the LOC131603721 gene encoding uncharacterized protein LOC131603721: MILNLSTPSFSRLLPHPYSHPLFKLSETCSNRNNAPHPLQIFTSSSSKFLNLKASVSQNETSNSNLLDQQLLHRIAATAKDADEALQLISDHSSTNSGVVSTSDCCSIISASLERNNHQLALSVFYSMRSTFHQVDENGPLVERWKWSRPNARVYTMLIQGLAASLRVSDALSVVKYICEVGVSPSEEVPFGKIVRCPSCRIAVAVAQPQQGIQIVSCAKCRYQYELVSGNIVSIQSEEISMDITAWEKGLRFLKLMKQGIPSAVHSIVVETPSGMARTHRFATETVELPAQEGERVTVAVAAPSNVYRNLGPIKLSSRAPNFYPGEAMCITNHKDGRESRLVRAPRKDENSSLLKPSILFPLLALFATGDAASGFIDPSLPQFLSVVAVSSLAVGSALNSFVIPQLNQLPQRSVEVVAIKQRLLSQYDVLQSRINDLKEAAEKEVWMLARMCQLENKISAVGEPSYRTRINKVKRVRESLQNSLQGRVELIASFARISSMIEIEVEMETDVLAAETTSDVDGFTEQIEQIMELENLEERWKMQAEANDEAERLLSSQPLPLDEV; encoded by the exons ATGATTCTAAACCTTTCTACTCCTTCATTCTCTCGTTTACTTCCTCACCCTTATTCTCATCCTCTCTTCAAGCTCTCTGAAACTTGTTCTAACCGCAACAACGCTCCTCATCCGCTTCAGATTTTCACTTCTTCCTCATCGAAATTCCTCAACCTCAAAGCTTCTGTTAGCCAGAATGAAACCTCTAATTCCAATCTATTGGATCAACAGCTTCTTCACCGAATTGCCGCCACCGCTAAAGACGCCGACGAAGCATTGCAGTTAATCTCCGATCACTCTTCCACTAATTCCGGCGTTGTTTCTACTTCGGATTGTTGCTCTATTATTTCTGCATCGCTTGAACGGAATAATCATCAGCTTGCTTTGTCCGTTTTCTACTCCATGCGCTCCACTTTTCATCAAG TTGATGAGAATGGTCCTTTAGTTGAGAGATGGAAATGGTCGAGGCCGAATGCACGTGTTTATACAATGTTGATTCAGGGTTTGGCTGCATCTTTGAGGGTTTCAGATGCTCTTAGTGTGGTTAAGTATATCTGTGAGGTGGGCGTGTCTCCTTCTGAAGAG GTTCCTTTTGGGAAGATAGTGAGGTGTCCTAGTTGTCGGATAGCTGTTGCAGTTGCACAGCCACAGCAAGGTATTCAG ATAGTATCTTGTGCAAAGTGTCGCTACCAATATGAACTTGTTTCAGGAAACATAGTCAGTATTCAATCAGAAGAAATCAG CATGGACATTACAGCATGGGAAAAGGGGTTAAGATTCCTGAAACTGATGAAGCAGGGAATTCCTTCTGCTGTTCACTCTATTGTG GTGGAGACCCCTTCAGGTATGGCTCGTACTCACAGATTTGCAACTGAGACAGTCGAACTACCAGCACAAGAAGGCGAAAGGGTTACTGTTGCTGTGGCAGCTCCATCAAATGTATATAGAAATCTAGGCCCCATTAAATTAAGTTCAAGGGCACCAAATTTCTATCCTGGTGAGGCTATGTGCATAACAAACCACAAAGATGGACGGGAATCACGTCTTGTACGAGCCCCTAGGAAAGATGAAAATTCATCATTACTTAAACCCTCCATCCTCTTTCCACTTCTTGCTTTGTTTGCCACCGGTGATGCTGCCTCTGGATTTATTGACCCCAGTCTTCCTCAGTTCCTGTCAGTTGTTGCAGTTTCATCTCTTGCTGTTGGCTCTGCTTTGAATTCCTTTGTTATCCCCCAGCTTAATCAG CTGCCGCAAAGATCAGTGGAAGTAGTTGCTATCAAACAACGTCTTTTATCTCAATATGACGTGCTTCAGTCTCGCATCAATGACCTAAAAGAAGCTGCTGAAAAAGAG gttTGGATGTTAGCCCGGATGTGCCAACTTGAAAATAAAATTTCTGCTGTTGGAGAGCCTTCTTATCG GACTAGGATAAATAAAGTCAAAAGGGTCCGAGAGAGCTTGCAGAACTCCCTCCAGGGACGAGTTGAATTGATTGCTAGCTTTGCTAGG ATTTCCTCAATGATTGAAATTGAAGTGGAGATGGAAACTGATGTTCTTGCTGCTGAAACGACTAGTGATGTG GATGGTTTCACCGAACAGATAGAGCAAATCATGGAGCTTGAAAATTTAGAGGAG AGATGGAAAATGCAAGCAGAAGCAAATGATGAGGCTGAAAGACTTCTTAGCTCCCAGCCCCTGCCATTGGACGAAGTTTAA
- the LOC131603717 gene encoding uncharacterized protein LOC131603717 isoform X2, protein MPATAMAVHTKYRLITYSSEIVDGQPIFVSSNCSPAKALKKEPAGHSFHSAALKLLGVKKEEIKDDGNKKVVDDKDQAYLPSDSYSSKSKKKKSGEEQEQDHYALLGMSHLRYLATEDQIRKSYRETALRFHPDKQAALLLNEKTEAAKQAKKDEIEAHFKAIQKAYEVLVDPVKRRIYDSTDEFDDEIPTDCAPQDFYKVFGPAFMRNGRWSVTQPIPSFGDDKTSIKEVDNFYNFWYSFKSWREFPQADEFDLEQAETRDHKRWMERQNAKLSEKARKEEYARVRTLVDNAYKRDPRILRRKEEEKAEKKRKKEARFMAKRLEEEEAARVAEEEKRRKAEEDKKAAEIASQLKKVKEKEKKLLRKERTRLRTLSGPILSQHMLDISEDDVEKICMSFNIDQMRGLCEKMEGKEVSEQAKALKDELSCKKDEVDEKSNQQNGSVKANGSISILAVNVEKKEKPWSKEEIELLRKGIQKFPKGTSRRWEVVSEYIGTGRSVEEIMKATKTVLLQKPETSKAFDTFLEKRKPAVTIASPLSTREELEGMPISTVTPENSAATSTPAPTTTPASTNNSNSEDSQGVSEPEAWSSVQERALVQALKTFPKEANQRWERVAEAVPGKTVIQCKKKFALMKENFRNKKAAV, encoded by the exons ATGCCAGCCACTGCTATGGCTGTACATACAAAATATCGTCTCATTACTTACTCGTCGGAGATTGTAGATGGGCAGCCGATTTTTGTTTCGTCGAATTGTAGTCCGGCGAAGGCGTTGAAAAAGGAGCCGGCGGGTCATTCTTTTCATTCTGCTGCACTTAAACTTCTCGGTGttaagaaagaagagataaaGGATGATGGTAATAAGAAAGTTGTTGATGATAAGGATCAGGCGTATTTGCCGTCGGATTCTTATAGTAGTAAGAGTAAGAAGAAGAAATCCGGTGAAGAGCAGGAGCAGGATCATTATGCATTGTTGGGTATGAGTCATCTTAGGTATCTTGCTACGGAGGATCAGATTCGGAAAAGCTACCGTGAGACTGCGTTGAGGTTTCATCCGGATAAACAGGCTGCTCTTCTTCTTAATGAGAAGACTGAAGCTGCGAAGCAGGCGAAGAAGGATGAAATAGAAGCTCATTTTAAGGCGATTCAGAAGGCGTATGAAGTGTTGGTTGATCCTGTGAAGAGGAGAATTTATGATTCGACGGATGAGTTTGATGATGAGATTCCCACTGACTGTGCTCCACAAGACTTTTATAAGGTGTTTGGACCTGCTTTTATGAGGAATGGGAGGTGGTCTGTTACTCAACCGATTCCGTCTTTTGGTGATGACAAGACTTCGATAAAAGAGGTTGATAATTTCTACAATTTTTGGTACTCCTTTAAGAGCTGGAGGGAGTTTCCGCAAGCTGATGAGTTTGATCTTGAGCAAGCTGAAACTCGTGATCATAAGAGGTGGATGGAAAGGCAGAATGCAAAACTGTCAGAAAAAGCTAGGAAGGAAGAGTATGCGAGGGTCCGTACTCTTGTTGATAATGCTTACAAGAGGGATCCTAGAATATTGAGAAGGAAAGAGGAGGAAAAAGCtgagaagaaaaggaaaaaagaggcCAGGTTCATGGCGAAGAGGTTAGAGGAGGAAGAAGCAGCCAGAGTTGCAGAAGAGGAGAAACGACGAAAAGCAGAGGAAGATAAAAAAGCTGCTGAAATTGCTTCTCAACTGAAGAAggtgaaagagaaagagaaaaagctCTTGAGAAAAGAGCGAACACGTCTTAGAACTCTATCAGGACCTATTTTGTCACAACATATGCTTGATATTTCTGAAGATGATGTAGAAAAAATTTGCATGTCATTTAATATTGACCAAATGAGGGGTTTGTGCGAGAAAATGGAAGGCAAAGAGGTGTCAGAGCAAGCAAAAGCTCTAAAAGACGAACTGAGTTGCAAAAAAGATGAGGTTGATGAGAAAAGTAATCAGCAAAATGGCTCTGTCAAAGCTAATGGCAGCATTAGTATTCTTGCAGTCAACGTAGAGAAAAAAGAGAAACCTTGGAGCAAAGAAGAGATTGAGCTATTGAGGAAAGGAATTCAAAAGTTTCCCAAAGGAACTTCAAGGAGATGGGAAGTTGTTTCAGAATACATTGGTACCGGAAGATCTGTTGAAGAAATAATGAAAGCCACTAAAACTGTTCTCCTCCAGAAGCCCGAAACATCCAAAGCTTTTGACACATTTCTTGAGAAAAGGAAACCTGCTGTCACAATTGCATCTCCACTCTCAACCAGAGAAGAATTGGAAGGGATGCCAATATCAACGGTTACACCTGAAAATAGTGCTGCCACCTCAACACCAGCACCAACAACAACACCTGCATCGAC AAACAATAGCAACTCCGAAGATTCTCAAGGAGTTTCAGAACCAGAGGCTTGGTCTTCAGTGCAGGAGAGAGCACTGGTTCAAGCTTTAAAAACCTTCCCAAAAGAAGCTAACCAGAGATGGGAGCGAGTAGCTGAAGCTGTACCTGGAAAGACGGTGATTCAGTGCAAGAAAAAATTTGCGCTGATGAAAGAAAATTTTAGGAACAAGAAAGCTGCAGTTTGA
- the LOC131603719 gene encoding putative RING-H2 finger protein ATL21A, with amino-acid sequence MKHLFLDLVFVLLFWVKWCLDFLATLPLTFCCNHMNSPPSIKTRTNTLYIRMTTFSYLISSIILVSLHGTKSEDFTCGTSSCETFGLPIRFPFSTNQPNQINLCSYPGFELTCSNTITTTFSEPLLTLPNSETFVVKHISFIDQTVWVNDPNKCLPKRFMSDHHHDFMLNLKDSPFRLSDYYTFVNVSFLKCPSNTTVSSMVHRISCLNVDYPVVAMRSDDTPFATPWTSLCEFITSAMVPVEDTNWLFWNDYYSNIPLQWDNPDCGSCEERGGTCGLVGEDVLRLACYDLPKQDVGLSKKVKYGLSMGLAIPALLGIIILTWMLCNNKNTRNQAQNQRQTGTEFSTLVMPHPPIVFMGLDNARIERYPKIQLGESGRLPRLDDNICSICLCEYQPNEVLRTIPECKHYFHANCIDGWLKTNATCPLCRNFPEISTSFASVLPVSPTL; translated from the exons ATGAAACATTTGTTTTTGGATTTAgtatttgttttgttgttttgggTGAAGTGGTGTTTAGACTTTTTAGCAACGCTTCCTCTCACCTTTTGTTGCAACCATATGAATTCTCCTCCATCCATTAAAACCAGAACAAACACACTTTACATTAGAATGACAACTTTCTCATATTTAATTTCCTCAATCATCCTCGTATCACTACATGGAACAAAAAGTGAAGACTTCACATGTGGAACATCATCATGCGAAACCTTTGGACTTCCAATCAGATTCCCGTTTTCAACAAACCAGCCAAACCAAATCAATCTATGTAGTTACCCAGGTTTCGAACTCACCTGTAGCAACACCATCACCACCACTTTCAGTGAACCTTTACTCACTCTTCCAAACTCCGAAACCTTTGTCGTAAAACACATATCTTTCATTGACCAAACAGTTTGGGTCAACGATCCAAACAAGTGTCTTCCCAAACGTTTCATGTCTGACCATCATCATGATTTCATGTTAAACCTTAAAGATTCACCGTTTCGGTTAAGTGATTACTACACTTTTGTTAATGTTTCGTTCCTAAAATGTCCTTCGAATACAACTGTTTCATCTATGGTACATCGCATAAGTTGTTTGAACGTTGATTATCCGGTGGTGGCTATGAGGTCTGACGATACTCCGTTTGCAACTCCATGGACATCTTTGTGTGAGTTTATTACGTCGGCTATGGTGCCAGTTGAAGACACAAACTGGTTGTTCTGGAATGATTATTACTCAAATATACCGTTGCAGTGGGATAATCCAGATTGTGGAAGTTGTGAAGAACGTGGAGGAACGTGTGGTTTGGTTGGGGAAGATGTTCTTCGTCTTGCTTGTTATGATCTTCCCAAACAAG ATGTAGGTCTATCAAAGAAAGTGAAGTATGGTTTAAGTATGGGTCTGGCAATACCTGCACTGCTAGGTATTATTATACTAACATGGATGCTATGCAACAATAAGAACACAAGAAATCAAGCACAAAACCAACGTCAAACAGGAACAGAATTTTCAACTCTGGTTATGCCTCATCCCCCAATTGTTTTTATGGGCCTTGATAATGCAAGAATTGAAAGGTATCCTAAAATCCAACTTGGTGAAAGTGGACGATTGCCTAGGCTTGATGATAATATTTGCTCCATATGTCTTTGTGAGTATCAGCCCAATGAAGTATTGAGGACTATTCCTGAATGTAAGCACTATTTTCATGCTAATTGTATAGATGGATGGCTCAAGACAAATGCTACTTGCCCTTTGTGTAGAAATTTTCCAGAGATATCTACCTCGTTTGCTTCGGTTTTGCCTGTATCTCCGACTTTGTAA